TAATAATTAATTCTTCAGGATCTGTTACTTTGGGTCCGCATATAATATCCAATAGGGTTCGGTCAGAATCTTCATCATAGATGGGCTTGTCCAATGAAACATAAGAATTAAGAGGAATATGCTTTTGCCGAGTCGCCGTTTTTATAGCAGTAATAATTTGCCTGGTAATACATAATTCGGCAAAGGCTTTAAATGAAGCTAGCTTATCTCCTCTGAAATCTCGAATAGACTTGTAAAGTCCAATCATTCCTTCTTGGACAATATCCTCCCTATCCGCGCCAATAAGAAAATAGGATCTTGCTTTTGCCCTGACAAAGTTGCGGTACTTGTTAATTAAATATTCTAATGCCTCTCCATCACCTTCGTGGACGAAAAAAACTATTTCCTCATCTGAATATTGGTCGAAACCAGACACATTTGTTTCCTTGAGGTCAACGCTCACTTTCATCCCTCCGGCAAAAACAACATTCGATTACAGATATCAATAATTATACATTATGTAATCTTGAAGCGTCAACAAATCTGCTATAATCCCCTTCTCCATTTTTCGAAAATTTTCTCAATTTCTTCACCAAAATCTCTTTTCCAACCCCTCTTTTCTTTGTTTATTTCTTGTATTTTTTTGTGAATTTCACGTTCCGTATGTTCTACCTCATTCAACAACTCTCGAGCCGATTTTCGGAGAGCCCCTGAACCAAAAATGATCCGCTGTTCCAAATAATCGGATGTAGCCACGTAGATCTCCCTCTTACGGTGAGAGAATTTCTTTACCAATTTTTCAATCAACTCATCTGCCGTTTCATCCTTCTTTGTATAATATATGGTCACTTTAAATTCTTTTAAACTTTTTCCCGCCCCCGGTACCTTGTGGGCATCAAATACCACATATACCTTTATTCCAGAAAAGGCCTGATATTCAGCCATCTGCTTTAACAGCATATCCCGTGCATCTTCCAAACTTTCCTGTTTTATATCTCTCAGGTGCGGCCAATCTCCGATGATATTATACCCATCAACGATTAATATTTGTTCCATGGGTACCACCTTCAATTGCCAGAGGGGATCTTTTGTTAAAAACCTCATACATCAGAATGGCTGCTGCAACCGATGCGTTAAGGGAATTGACATGCCCCTTCATGGGAAGACGCACGAGAATATCACACTTTTTCTGATTCAATTGGCTAATCCCTTTCCCTTCACTTCCAATAACAAGTGCTAAAGGCATGTTATAGTCGATCTCCCGATAATCTTTGTCTCCTCCGGCATCGGCACCCACTATCCATAACCCGTTTTCCTTTAATCGATCCAACGTCTGAGCGATATTGGTTACCCGTGTGACAGGAACATATTGTATGGCTCCGGCAGAGGCCTTTGCAACCGTTGAAGTTAACCCAACGGCCCTTCTCTTTGGAATGATCACTCCATGTGCCCCTACAACATCAGCTGTCCTGATCATAGATCCCAAGTTATGAGGATCTGCAATTTCATCTAGGATCAAAAAGAATGGAAAGGTTTCCTTTGCTGTTACCTGTTCCAATAACGCATCAAAATCTGCATATTCATAGGCGGCAATGGAAGCCATTACTCCCTGATGATTATTTCCCTCTGACCACTGATCCAATTTTCTTTTGGGGACTGCTTGAACCACAATTCCCCGTTCTTTTGCTAATTGAATAACGGTTTGCATCTGTCCTTTGCCTGAACCCTCAGATATCCATATTTTATTTATTGGATGATTTGATTTAAGGGCTTCAATGACCGGGTTCTTTCCCATGATCCAATCTTTCATGCAAATCCCTCATTTCCATGATTTCAAAGGCTTTTTTTATTAATTCCATGAGCCGTTTCTCATTCTTCATTAAAAAAAGGTAGCCAATCAGTGCTTCAAATCCGGTGCTGTGCCGATATAACAAGATATCCGTATTTTTGGGACTTGTTTTGGATTTGGTATTTCTTCCCCGCCTGACCACTTCCTTTTCTTCCTCAGTTAATTCATCGTAAAGGAAAGAAAGAATGTAGGCCTGTCCCTTTGCCGAAACATAGTTGGTAGCCGCTTTATGAAGTCTCTCCGGCTTTAATATCCCCAAAGATGCAACCTTCTGCCTGACCAGAACTTCATAAACCGCATCACCAATATAGGCTAAAACCAAAGGATGCAATTGAGAAGGGTGACGGTCTATTTCTATATGCATGTTCTCACCTATTTTCTTTTCCAGCGAACCCCATGCGGAGTGTCCTCTAACACAATTCCCTTAGCCAATAGCATATCCCTGATTTCATCGGCCCTTGCATAATCTTTTTCCTTTCTTGCTTCATTTCTTTCCTGTATCCACTTTTCAATGTCTCGATCAAGAAGACTCTCTTCTTTCATCCATTGAAATCCCAACACTTCTCCCAGCTCATCAAACAGATGCAAATATGATTGGATCGTCTCTTTATGAACCTGTTCCTGTCTAAGGTAAATATTGCTCTCTTTTACCATGTCAAACAAAATGGCGATGGCGTCTGATGTATTAAAATCATCGTCCATCCTTTCAATAAATCTGGTGCGAAATTCATCAATTTTTTCCTTCATCTCGTTTTCTAAAGGATCGTTAACAGCTGTTGCGATACGATGCTTTAGGTTGCTCACTCCTGTCTTTATCCGTTCCAAACCGTTTTTAGCCTGCTGAAGGGAATCATAGCTAAACTGGATGGGATTTCGGTAATGGGTGGAAAGCATAAAAAACCGAATCACTTCCCCTTCAAATTGTTTAAGAAGATCTACGACACGGATGACATTCCCAAGGGATTTAGACATTTTTTCATTATTTATATTAATGTAGCCATTGTGGAGCCAGTATTTGGCCATCATTTTTCCTGTCAGGCTTTCTGTTTGGGCAATTTCATTTTCATGATGGGGAAATGTCAAATCATAGCCTCCAGCGTGAATATCAAAGGTTTCACCAAGATATTTCATCGACATAGCGGAGCATTCAATATGCCAACCCGGCCGACCCTTACCCCAGGGACTTTCCCAGCAGATCTCTCCGGGTTTTGCTTTTTTCCATAAAGCAAAATCCAATGGACTTCTTTTGGATTCGTTCACTTCGATCCGCGAACCAGCCTGCAGCTCTTCGACGTTCTGATGAGACAGCTTACCATACTCCGAGAATTTAGTGGTGTCAAAATAAACGTCCCCGTCAGCCATATAGGCAACACCTTTTTCTATTAGTTTAAGAATAAACTGAATGATCTCATCCATATGCTCCGTCACCCTGGGGTGAACATCGGCTGGAGTAATTCCCAATGCCTTGGCATCTGACTCGTAGGCTTTTATAAATTTCTCGGCAATTACAGGTGCTGGCTCGCCCATTTCTTCAGACGCTTTAATCAATTTATCATCGATATCTGTAAAATTTTGAATATAGGTTACATCATAACCCCGATATTTCAAATATCTTCTAACCACATCGAAAAAAATAACGGGTCTGGCATTTCCGATATGAATATAGCTGTAGACCGTCGGTCCGCAAACATACATCTTTATCCTACCAGGTTCCAATGGTATCAGCTTTTCTTTTTTTCTGCTCAAGGTGTTATACAGTTGTATGCTCATCCTTTTTAGCCCCTTTCTTTAACTTGGCGACTTCACCTTTTAATTCATCAATTTCCTTTTGCATGGACCGAAGCATGTCAGCCACAGGGTCCGGGAGATTCACATGGTCTAAATCGTTCACTTTCACTCCATCCTGAATGACAATCCTTCCTTTGATTCCCACCACCGTGGAGTTTGGCGGGACTTCTTGCAACACAACAGCACCGGCCCCAATTTTGGAATGATCTCCGATTTTAAATGATCCCAATACTTTTGCCCCTGAGGCGATAATCACATTATTTCCGATGGTCGGGTGCCTTTTCCCCTTCTCTTTGCCCGTACCGCCAAGGGTAACCCCTTGATAGAGAGTGACATTATCTCCAATTTCACAGGTTTCTCCAATGACTACTCCCATCCCATGGTCAATAAATAATCTTTTCCCGATGGTTGCACCGGGATGAATTTCTATCCCCGTCAAAAACCGAACAAATTGGGAAATCACCCGAGCCAAAGTATACATTTTTTTCTTCCAGAGCCAATGGGCCAGCCGATATCCCCAAATGGCATGAAGTCCGGAATAAGTTAGAATCACTTCAAATACGCTTCGAGCTGCAGGATCCCTGTCAAATACCGCATCGATGTCATCCTTTAAAGTTTTCCAAAAAGACATGATTATCCTCCTCTCATTTAAAAAGACAAATCAATAAAAAGACCGCCCCTGAATCTCAGAGGCGGGTAACCGCGGTTCCACTCTGTTTAGACCAATCGATCGTTGGTCTCACTCTATCCTTTAACGCAGGGGTACGTCCCCTTTTACTTGCTGTTTTCAAAGGGGCACTCATAGGGGCAATTCCAAAGCTTTGTGACGGATTGCTTCCACCCACGCAATCCTCTCTGGTGACACAATCTGCCTTGTACTTTTCCTAATCATCGTTTTTCCTATTTTACTATTTCATTATAATGATTCACAACGTTTTGTAAACGGGAAACCACCTTTTCTTTTCCCAATAGATATAAAGTCAATGCAAGATCCCGCCCATGAACCTGCCCTGTTGCCGCTACTCTTACTGGCATAAACAAAGCTTTTCCTTTAAATCCCGTCTCTTTTTGAACTTTCTTTAACGCAACTTTGATCTCATCAGCACTCCAATCGGCTAATGGATTGAGATGTTCAATAAATACACGGAGAACGACGGGAACCTGTTCATTCTTCAGAATTTCCAGACCTTCCGGTTCATATTCCACCTCTTCCTTAAAGAACAGGGAAGCAAGGGATACGATTTCAGCACCATAGTGCATTTGTTCCTGGTATAAAGCAATTAATTGTTCGGTCCACTCCTTTTCCTTTTCAGTCAAGTTCTTCTGAACAAAACCTGCTTTTATCAAATGTGGAAGGGATGCCTCAACGACAACAGGCAATGGAGCTTGTTTCATGTAAACATTATTCATCCATTTTAATTTATCTATATCAAATACAGAAGGGCTTTTAGATACACGCTCCAACGAGAAAAGCTGAATCAATTGTTCTTTGCTAAAGATTTCTTCTTCCCCTTCAGGGGACCATCCCAATAGAGTAATAAAATTAAGCAGGGCTTCAGGCAAGTATCCAAGTTCACGATACTGTTCCACAAATTGAATGATGGATTCATCTCTCTTGCTCATTTTTTGCCTGTCCTGATTTAATATTAATGAAACATGGGCAAACTGTGGCATTTCCAATCCCAAAGCCTCATAAATCATCATCTGTCTTGGCGTATTGGAAAGATGTTCCTCTCCACGGATGACATGGGTTATTTTCATCAAATGATCATCGATGGTTACTGCAAAATTATAGGTGGGGGAACCATTGGGCCGTAAAATCACAAAATCGCCGATTCCGTCGGAATCAAATCGAACATCCCCGCGAATCAGGTCATGAACAACATATTCCTTCCCTTCTTCAACCCTAAAGCGGATGGATGGAGTTCGTCCTTCCTTTTTAAAACCCTCAATTTGTTCCTTAGTCAAAAATCTGCATTTCCCTGAATACTTCGGCACTTCTCCCCTTGCTTTTTGTTCTTCCCGTTCGGCATTCAGCTCCTCCTCCGTACAGTAACAGGGATAAGCCCTTTTGCTTGATAACAGCTGATCAACATAGGGCTGATAAAGATGAAGGCGCTCCATGGAGCGGTAAGGACCGTAATCCCCCCCTACATCAACGCCTTCGTCCCATTCTACTCCCAGCCATCTCATACTTTCGAGAAGTTTCTCAGCCGCCTCATCAACATTTCTTTTTTGATCCGTATCTTCAATACGAATAATAAATTTTCCATTTCTATTTCTGGCAAATAAATAATTAAATACGGCTGATCTTGCTCCTCCAATATGTAAATGTCCTGTTGGACTAGGGGCGAAACGTACCCGGACTTCTGCTGCCATGATGAAAGACTCCTTCCTCATTAATGATTGAGAATAATTTTTTCAAAAGTTTACCATAGTTACTTTCTTTTCAGAAGTACTATCGCTTGAGCGGCGATCCCTTCTTCCCTGCCGGTGAAGCCCAATGATTCGGTGGTGGTTGCTTTCACATTGATTTGAGTGGGATTAGCCTTTAAAACCATAGATATATTTTCAATCATGGCCCCAATAAACGGAGCCATTTTGGGTTTTTGGGCAATGATCGTACAGTCAAGATTTGATAACTCAAACCCTTCCTGCTGGGTTAATGACCATACTTTTCCTAGCAACACCATACTGTCGGCATCCTTGAAGGAATTATCGGTATCAGGGAAATGCTTGCCAATATCCCCCTTTCCCAATGCACCCAAAATCGCATCAGCAATCGCATGAAGCAAAACATCAGCATCAGAATGGCCTAATAATCCCTTATCATGGGGAATTTCAACCCCGCCGATGATGCATCTTCTTCCCTCAACCAGCTGGTGAACATCAAAACCTTGTCCAATTCGAAACATATCATTTTCCCTTTCTCTGTTCAATATCCCTTGGGCCACATTTAAGTCTTCAGGTGTCGTTAATTTGATATTATCATAATTTCCCATTACCGTGATCACTCTTTCTCCCAATCTTTCAACCAGCATGGCATCATCAGTCCCAAAGAAACCATCCTCTTTTGCCTGTTGATGGGCCTTGAGCAAGATAGGAAGATGAAAAGCTTGTGGAGTTTGAACAGCCCACAAGCTTTTGCGGTCCAGCGTTTCCAACACCTCCCCGTTTGGGGAGATTCTTTTAACGGTATCCTTAACTGGAATAATGGGAATAACTCCTTTGGCATCATCAAGTTTTACGATCAGTTCAGAAATTAAGG
This portion of the Microaerobacter geothermalis genome encodes:
- the sigH gene encoding RNA polymerase sporulation sigma factor SigH, which codes for MSVDLKETNVSGFDQYSDEEIVFFVHEGDGEALEYLINKYRNFVRAKARSYFLIGADREDIVQEGMIGLYKSIRDFRGDKLASFKAFAELCITRQIITAIKTATRQKHIPLNSYVSLDKPIYDEDSDRTLLDIICGPKVTDPEELIINREEFDDIEVKMSEILSDLERQVLMLYLDGRSYQEIAVDLDRHVKSIDNALQRVKRKLERYLELRDIIV
- a CDS encoding NYN domain-containing protein, which produces MEQILIVDGYNIIGDWPHLRDIKQESLEDARDMLLKQMAEYQAFSGIKVYVVFDAHKVPGAGKSLKEFKVTIYYTKKDETADELIEKLVKKFSHRKREIYVATSDYLEQRIIFGSGALRKSARELLNEVEHTEREIHKKIQEINKEKRGWKRDFGEEIEKIFEKWRRGL
- the rlmB gene encoding 23S rRNA (guanosine(2251)-2'-O)-methyltransferase RlmB, encoding MKDWIMGKNPVIEALKSNHPINKIWISEGSGKGQMQTVIQLAKERGIVVQAVPKRKLDQWSEGNNHQGVMASIAAYEYADFDALLEQVTAKETFPFFLILDEIADPHNLGSMIRTADVVGAHGVIIPKRRAVGLTSTVAKASAGAIQYVPVTRVTNIAQTLDRLKENGLWIVGADAGGDKDYREIDYNMPLALVIGSEGKGISQLNQKKCDILVRLPMKGHVNSLNASVAAAILMYEVFNKRSPLAIEGGTHGTNINR
- a CDS encoding Mini-ribonuclease 3, producing the protein MHIEIDRHPSQLHPLVLAYIGDAVYEVLVRQKVASLGILKPERLHKAATNYVSAKGQAYILSFLYDELTEEEKEVVRRGRNTKSKTSPKNTDILLYRHSTGFEALIGYLFLMKNEKRLMELIKKAFEIMEMRDLHERLDHGKEPGH
- the cysS gene encoding cysteine--tRNA ligase, with translation MSIQLYNTLSRKKEKLIPLEPGRIKMYVCGPTVYSYIHIGNARPVIFFDVVRRYLKYRGYDVTYIQNFTDIDDKLIKASEEMGEPAPVIAEKFIKAYESDAKALGITPADVHPRVTEHMDEIIQFILKLIEKGVAYMADGDVYFDTTKFSEYGKLSHQNVEELQAGSRIEVNESKRSPLDFALWKKAKPGEICWESPWGKGRPGWHIECSAMSMKYLGETFDIHAGGYDLTFPHHENEIAQTESLTGKMMAKYWLHNGYININNEKMSKSLGNVIRVVDLLKQFEGEVIRFFMLSTHYRNPIQFSYDSLQQAKNGLERIKTGVSNLKHRIATAVNDPLENEMKEKIDEFRTRFIERMDDDFNTSDAIAILFDMVKESNIYLRQEQVHKETIQSYLHLFDELGEVLGFQWMKEESLLDRDIEKWIQERNEARKEKDYARADEIRDMLLAKGIVLEDTPHGVRWKRK
- the cysE gene encoding serine O-acetyltransferase — translated: MSFWKTLKDDIDAVFDRDPAARSVFEVILTYSGLHAIWGYRLAHWLWKKKMYTLARVISQFVRFLTGIEIHPGATIGKRLFIDHGMGVVIGETCEIGDNVTLYQGVTLGGTGKEKGKRHPTIGNNVIIASGAKVLGSFKIGDHSKIGAGAVVLQEVPPNSTVVGIKGRIVIQDGVKVNDLDHVNLPDPVADMLRSMQKEIDELKGEVAKLKKGAKKDEHTTV
- the gltX gene encoding glutamate--tRNA ligase is translated as MAAEVRVRFAPSPTGHLHIGGARSAVFNYLFARNRNGKFIIRIEDTDQKRNVDEAAEKLLESMRWLGVEWDEGVDVGGDYGPYRSMERLHLYQPYVDQLLSSKRAYPCYCTEEELNAEREEQKARGEVPKYSGKCRFLTKEQIEGFKKEGRTPSIRFRVEEGKEYVVHDLIRGDVRFDSDGIGDFVILRPNGSPTYNFAVTIDDHLMKITHVIRGEEHLSNTPRQMMIYEALGLEMPQFAHVSLILNQDRQKMSKRDESIIQFVEQYRELGYLPEALLNFITLLGWSPEGEEEIFSKEQLIQLFSLERVSKSPSVFDIDKLKWMNNVYMKQAPLPVVVEASLPHLIKAGFVQKNLTEKEKEWTEQLIALYQEQMHYGAEIVSLASLFFKEEVEYEPEGLEILKNEQVPVVLRVFIEHLNPLADWSADEIKVALKKVQKETGFKGKALFMPVRVAATGQVHGRDLALTLYLLGKEKVVSRLQNVVNHYNEIVK
- a CDS encoding bifunctional 2-C-methyl-D-erythritol 4-phosphate cytidylyltransferase/2-C-methyl-D-erythritol 2,4-cyclodiphosphate synthase — translated: MKNGVIIAAAGQGKRMNAGVNKQFIRLNGVPVLIHTLRVFSSHPDIDFIVVVSPSDEIGLVKQMIDEYKISKVTMIVPGGVERQESVLNGLMAMDEADHVLVHDGARPFVSHSLISELIVKLDDAKGVIPIIPVKDTVKRISPNGEVLETLDRKSLWAVQTPQAFHLPILLKAHQQAKEDGFFGTDDAMLVERLGERVITVMGNYDNIKLTTPEDLNVAQGILNRERENDMFRIGQGFDVHQLVEGRRCIIGGVEIPHDKGLLGHSDADVLLHAIADAILGALGKGDIGKHFPDTDNSFKDADSMVLLGKVWSLTQQEGFELSNLDCTIIAQKPKMAPFIGAMIENISMVLKANPTQINVKATTTESLGFTGREEGIAAQAIVLLKRK